Below is a window of Nitrospirota bacterium DNA.
TGGTTTTCATTAATAAAATAGCCCATAGTTCTCCGAAATATCAAATTAGCAGCAATTAACTTTCTCGGTAATCAATTCCCAGGCAAAGTCCCAATTCTTTTCTATGGAAATATCCTTGCCTTTTATTCTCTTGACCCATTCGTTGGTATGCTTTATCAAATTGTCTCGCGGTACAAGGATCAGACCGGCAAAGGCGTATCCTTGATACTCGATCCAGCCATGTTCTTCTTCCGTCATAGAGTTGATGACTTCCTTCCATTCGGCTATTGAAAAGATCCGATTTGTTTTGTACAAAGTCCTGTGCAAGACGATATGGCCGATTTCATGGGCAAGGGTGAACCGGTAACGGTTGAGGTTGATTGGGTTTTTTGCCATAGACTATGCCTTGCGGATCAACTGTACCAGCTCATCGAGTTTTTTCTCTGAGATTTTCTTGCCTCTCAGTGTCCTGAACAGAATAGGCAAGCTTGCGGCAACATCCTCATCTTCGAGTAGCTCTTCAGGTATGCGTCCGGATTCAATATGGGCCATATCATAAAATTTATACCAGTCGTCAGTGCCTTTTTTTATGTGAAGGTAACCGGCATACTCCTCAAGTTTGTCGCTTCCCTGAGGCGGGGCCATAAGACCCCTTTCCAGCTTGCTGATATTACCGGGGTCAAGATTGTTCTCGGCACAGAACTGACGCAAGGTCTTTTTCAGCCCGGTTCTCTTTTGTTTAAAAAACGCACCGAATGTTAATTTTGTTGGCATCATGCCCCCCTTTGACAATAACGTGTTGTAAGAAGCTTACAACATGCATTTGCTTTTGTCAAACGCAATAAGTAGCCTGATGTTACCATTTCACAATGTCACATTCTGAAATGGAAACATCAATAGAATAAAATAGATGGATTATCTTATAAATCATAGATAAACTGAATCAATGTCTATCATAAATAATAAATTAGAAACACAGGTTTGGATTCTATTCAGGGCGTGGGCAAAAAAATACCGTGCTGACTATCGCAAAGAAAACCCCATTACGCCTTATAATAATAATAAATTTATTAAAGAACAGATAGAATTTATTCATCTATATTTAGCCCATATGCTATTAGATGGTGACAGCCCTCAAAATCTTCAAAGAATTAAGCGATTATTGTCCATGCAAGAAGCTGTGGCTGATGACACTAAATTGGAATTTAGATTTATTGGCGGCTACCCTTTTGAAGTTGCTCTTATTGCTGATAGCCTCAACGATATTGATATAGCAGATACATATGGGATAACTGATTTTGAACGTATTAATATATACAAAGGTAAAAATCGAAGATGGACCAAGAAAAGTGTCAATGAAATGATTCAGGATATAAGTTACGATTTGAGATTCGATGGTCTTGAATCTAAGTTTGAAATTGAGTTTCATGGAAATCATTTATATATTGAGTGCAGCATTGAGTAATGAGTGAAACAGGCCAGGACTACCGTAATATTCATAAGTGGGAATCAAGGGGGCGTGAACTATCGAAAAAGGAATTTGATGAGTAGGTTGAAAGAGGTGCCATATTAATAGAAGTGAGGAAATATCTGAGGGGACACTTTGGGTTTCCGATCTGGAAGATTGAAGATACCGTAAATG
It encodes the following:
- a CDS encoding ImmA/IrrE family metallo-endopeptidase, with translation MAKNPINLNRYRFTLAHEIGHIVLHRTLYKTNRIFSIAEWKEVINSMTEEEHGWIEYQGYAFAGLILVPRDNLIKHTNEWVKRIKGKDISIEKNWDFAWELITEKVNCC
- a CDS encoding helix-turn-helix transcriptional regulator — protein: MMPTKLTFGAFFKQKRTGLKKTLRQFCAENNLDPGNISKLERGLMAPPQGSDKLEEYAGYLHIKKGTDDWYKFYDMAHIESGRIPEELLEDEDVAASLPILFRTLRGKKISEKKLDELVQLIRKA